One region of Candidatus Methylomirabilis sp. genomic DNA includes:
- a CDS encoding COX15/CtaA family protein: MADATFHPGRGRGRHPGLLGVHRFALLTAGATFLLLFVGGLVTSTGSGLAVPDWPLAFGQLFPPMVGGVLYEHGHRLLAALVGLLTIGLAVWLWVREPRGWVRRLGMGALGAILLQGLLGGVTVLTLLPAPVSVAHALLAQGFFCLTVTLAVVTGPGWAREVPPSTGRVGAGLPMLCTVTVGVITAQLVVGAIMRHTGAGLAIPDFPLAFGRLLPPLDSGAVLIHFLHRVGAVAVTAAVGGTLAWVLARHRKEAWLTRPALAAAGLLLVQLALGALTIWTQKGVVPTTAHVAGGAAVLAASLTLTLRAFRLSAWPKPVASRPLVREQVPA, translated from the coding sequence ATGGCGGACGCCACCTTCCACCCCGGCCGCGGTCGCGGCCGGCATCCCGGGCTTCTCGGGGTGCACCGGTTCGCCCTGCTCACGGCCGGAGCGACCTTTCTGCTCCTCTTCGTCGGGGGGCTGGTGACGAGTACCGGCTCGGGGCTGGCCGTGCCGGACTGGCCGCTGGCGTTCGGCCAGCTTTTCCCCCCCATGGTGGGTGGGGTCCTCTACGAGCACGGCCACCGCCTCCTGGCCGCCCTCGTCGGCCTCCTCACGATCGGGTTGGCGGTCTGGCTCTGGGTGCGCGAGCCCCGGGGGTGGGTCCGGCGGCTGGGGATGGGGGCGCTCGGGGCCATCCTGCTGCAGGGGCTGCTCGGCGGCGTGACGGTGCTCACCCTGCTCCCCGCGCCGGTGTCGGTGGCGCACGCGCTGCTGGCGCAGGGGTTCTTCTGCCTGACCGTGACGCTCGCCGTCGTCACCGGCCCGGGGTGGGCGCGCGAGGTCCCCCCGTCCACCGGACGGGTGGGCGCCGGGCTGCCGATGCTCTGTACGGTGACGGTCGGCGTGATCACCGCACAGCTCGTCGTGGGGGCCATCATGCGGCACACCGGGGCCGGACTTGCGATCCCCGATTTCCCGCTGGCCTTCGGCCGCCTCCTCCCCCCGCTGGATTCGGGGGCCGTCCTGATCCACTTCCTCCATCGCGTGGGGGCCGTTGCCGTCACGGCGGCTGTCGGCGGGACGCTCGCCTGGGTCCTCGCCAGACACCGGAAGGAGGCGTGGCTCACGCGCCCCGCCCTGGCGGCGGCGGGCCTCCTGCTCGTGCAGCTCGCCCTGGGGGCCCTGACCATCTGGACGCAGAAGGGGGTCGTACCGACGACGGCGCACGTGGCCGGTGGGGCGGCGGTCCTGGCCGCCAGCCTCACCCTCACGCTGCGGGCCTTCCGCCTGTCGGCGTGGCCGAAGCCGGTTGCCAGCCGGCCGCTGGTCCGGGAGCAGGTGCCGGCATGA